AACAAACATCCAATCAGAGAGCTCCAGACTCCTGTTGCCGTGAGCTCATTGGATAAATTCacgtatttaaaaaaatttggGAATTTGGGTCAGTTTCCTGAAGACGACAGTGACGGCACAACTCTGGTGGAGGCATCGCCATAGAAACAGCAGCTGGGGCTCATGGAAGGTGTAGtataaaaacagagggaggagttTACTGTAACCACATTTATAAAAGTTACCTATGTGACCAGAGGCTCCACCCACCTCGCCTCACAGGtgaaaggagaaggaggagagagagagagagagagacgccaTCTTGTGTTGACAGCAGGAAGGAATCATGCAGACGAAGTACGCAACTTTAAATatacagagagtgtgtgtgtgtgtgtgtgtgtgtgtgtgtgtgtgtgtgtgtgtgtgtgtgtaccagtgaCACTGGCTTGTTCCGGTTTCCAATCAGGACTGATCATCATCTAAAGACCCCGCCTTCTTAATTGCCATCATTTCTCAACTGACAGAATCACGTATTCTCGCCCTCTGCTGCAGCTACtagctcctccccctcttcctccagaCTCTCCACAATTGGGTGGTGGACCTGAggctcctcccccctcccagCCCTTGACAAGACGTCCATCCATCGCCGCTGTAGCTCCTCCCCCTCGGCGCTGAAATACAGGGTCAGGTGACTCTGGGAGATCTTGAAGGCGTGGCGTCTCTCCAGACGGTCACATGACTCCGGGAGAGAGACTTCAAAGCCAATCAGAGGAACGCTGCGCTGCGCCTTCACGTCCTGGTGGAGACGACAAACAGACCTCATGGCTATTCGAACACCGCAAACACCGAAAGAAAATAGGGCCAGTTTcagtgttgccatggttactgTCTGTTCAGTGTTTGATGTGACGTACCTGTGGCGCTCCGTAGATGTAGAGCACCAGCGGCTCGTTTTCAGGGATGACGAACCAGGCCTTCTGCCAGCCCCGCCCCCCTCCTTTCTCCACgtggtgaagaaaactacaaatcaCGCTGTTCTCTGCCGCCAGCGAGGCCTGTTTCTATGGAGACGACAGAGACAAACTCAATGCTTGGTGGACGTTTATATTTCTGAGGAGCCTGTTCTATGGTGACGTCatggtgacatcacagtgatgtCAAAGCGATGTCGCACTAACCTCCAGGATCGAGCGCCTCCTCTGGATGCTGCTGGTCAGCGTAACGGGCGACGGCAACACTCCCACCAGTGCAGCGTAGCAGTCGACACAAACTCGATTGGTGCGATTGTTGTCGTATGACAAACGAGCACGAAACTCCGAACATTTCCCACAAACCACCTGGTTTCAACAGAGACAAATGGACGACAGGTGATTGTGGCTGCATGTCTCTGGTTGTTATAATCAGATGTGTCACAGTCTGATCTGTCCCCCTGTAACTTCCTGCCTAGACTGAATTCATTTATGTGTCTGTTGAGTTTTACgtcctgtttttattattttgtcctTGTCCCGGACTCACTGGACAGAACTAACTGGACAGAACTAACTGGACAGAACTAACTGGACCGTTGGTTGTTGAGTGATGGACGTACGTGTCCGCAGGCTTTACAGTGGTGTCGTCTCTTGGTGATGGAGTTGAATGGCTCCTGACACTTCATGCACAGCGTCACTTCCTTCTCTCTGATCGGAGTTGGAGCTCGTTTCCCCAGTTCCACACAActctgaagaacacaaacacaatcagccgtgagtacatatgtgtgtgtttgtatatgtgtgtttgtatacagtatgtctgtttatatatgtgtgtttgtgtgtgtgtgtgtgtgtgtgtgtgtgtgtgttaccggGGAGTGAGGTGGTGTGGACTCATCATCTCGTAGTGAACAGTTCAAATGTCTGAAGCTCTCCATCGTCTGCTCGTGTCTCTGGATCGTTGCCTGGATGGcctgaaaacagacacagacacagacataaacatattttgtgtttttcctggaAACGTGTAAACATGAGGAATGAAACTGCTCTGACATCGCTGAGTTTACCTGGATCCAGTCTTTCTTGTCGtcctctgtcctgcagagacaaacagagaatgAGTCAGAACCAGTTTCACTGATGAACCTGAGGTCAGAACCaggcttcatgtgtttgttccattgtttcatttgatctggttagttttggttaacaaacaaaccatggttcagtttcaTCTGGACCCAAAAGGGAAGGGTCTTGAGACTGGATGTGATTGTACCTGGCCTGAAGCTCGAGTGATCTCTGCTTTCCACAAACCAGGAACGTCCTGGGAACTGCAGCTCCGCTGGGCTCCttcagctggggggggggggggtcagaacAGTAATATCAGGACCTCGGAATCCACCATGAACCAGTTGTACAAACACAACACCACCCCCCTCAACATGCTTCAGGTCTTATTGTCTCACCTCCATACCGTCCACGTCAATGCGAGCACGGACACCATACTTCTGACCAATCAGGCGCAGCTTTGGGACGCAGTACAGCAGCCTATCAttaaactgcagagagagacacatgtcaCATGATACTGTCTCTGTTGTAATGTCCTGGAAATCAGTGaaggacacagaggaaagaacAGAACCAGTATGAGGTATCGGTCCTGCGTAGTCCCGTTCTTGTTGGACAGTTTGAGGATGTATCCTTCTTTGATCAGCTCGTTAGTCGGGTTAACgatgtcttcttctcctcccagTAACTCGTACACCTTCAACAGCTTCCTCATCCGCTCCTGacgagacaaacagacaaagggaGTGAAGCGGCAGCTGTTTGTGACCAGCTTCAGAAGGTTGATGAGTGAAAACTGTATAAAACTCTCACCATCTTCTTAATGGCAGCGTTggagtgttcagctgctgtgGCGATCAGCTCCAGAGACTCTGTGGAGACAAACACTGGTGACTCTGTGAGCTCCACTGATCGTTAGCTACTGTAAGCTAATGTTGGCTGGTGTTAGCTAATGCTAACACACTATTAGCATCATTGTCATCACGTTGATGTtggggtgtgtttgtttctcgTACTCTGGGCGTCCCTGTGGTCCAGGGCATCCTCTGGCAGACGGTGTAGATAATCTTTGAGCAGCAGCTCGTAGCGAGGAATCCTCTGAACCGGCTCCAACATGTGATGTTGCAGCGTCAGGTTCCCACAGCGCTCCTccctctgcacaaacacaacagacacacacagtttcacacaccagcacacaaaACGACAACAAGACCAGTGCAGCGCTGCAGCAGTGCTGATCTGTACCTGGATTTCCTGGATGATGGTCTTAAACTGAGCCGATCTTTCCATCCAGGTGTTCACAAGCTCCATGGCCCGGTCAAAGTTCTTCACATACTCTCCGTACATCTTCATGAAGGGAGCCAGCTTCTGCAGGATGTCCCCGATCCGTGGGTTCGAGTCCCTGAACACAAAGAAGGAACAGAGTCAGCGTGAGTCCTGAGGAGCAGAGCCTGGAGAAAAGGAAGACGAGGAGAAGAGTTTTCCTCCTCCAGTCCACTCACCACTCCTCCATCCGTTTCTGTAGCGCTGGCAGCAGGAACTGTTGATGGAAGCAGTAGATCGAGCAGATGTTGGAGAAGATTCCCTGAACAACGTCACAGGGGAAGGAGGAGCGAGACCGCGCCTCCTCCAGGAGTCTGGCACAGAAGACCTGCGAGAGCCGGAGCCAAGGGGAGTGAACGTGATGAGCAatttcataaatttatccaaataATTAATCCAAATGACttcaccagggggcgctgtgccACTCCTCTCTACCCCTCTGGAGGAGAGGATTGTAATGTCGTGAAACTGTGTTACTATGGCAACAGAAACCACACCAACGATGTGACACAATAACGAAGACTCTGAGGTGGTTCAGGTGACTAACCTGGTCCAGGAGGTGGAGCTTAGAGACGTAGGCGATCTCAGTGTGCAGCAGCTCGTTGGCGATGTTGAAGACCCTCTGCTGGACGGACagctggacagagacagacagacacttcAACAGATTCATCAAAACCAGGAAGTTTGATGTTAGCAGTTAGCTCGCCAGCGGCCAGTCGTTAACCAAACAATCTTGTGAGTCAGGTCAGAAAACTTCTccttaaattaataataaaaactttatacTAAGAATCATTATTTTCCGATGGTTGTCAGGGTCAGTGAAGGCGTCTCACCTCAGCAGAGTCCTGCCTGTCTGTTTTGGGAGGGGCCAGCACCAGTGTtagctctgcctcctcctcctcctccaggtcactgtctccctcctcagagaagtccctcctcctcctcgccgcTCCCCTCACCCCTAGCTCCTCCCCATCACCCTCCCCAGCATATGAGGACGAGCTGGAGAGGCGCGGGAGGAGGGCCGGGCTGCAGGGATAAACCACTCCCCCGTCCTCCACGCTGGCGAAGCACAACTCCTCGCTGTGCGATGGCGAGCTGATGCTGTCGATCCCACTGTCCCGATTGGCTAGCTTCCCGTCTGTCTGTGAGGACGGCAGCGACAGACGCTCTGACGGAAgctctgattggtcaagcaGCGgcggctgttgttgttgttgctcccTCATCTCCACAGCGACCACATCGTCCTCCAGGTGTTTCTCTGAGGCGCTGTAACCTGACTCCATGGACAGACGTTTCTGATGGATGTCATTACCACACGCCGCTGCCAGCTCTTCATCATCttcgtcatcatcgtcatcattaCGTAGGTCGCCCACCTCATCCTCCACTGTCATGTCATCACGACCTTCAACCTCAGAAGGCAGCTCCTCACCTGTTGGGGGAGGGGCaggggatgatgatgatggtggtggaggagaagaaggtcgagaggaggaggagtccgTGAGGCGGGGACACAGAGCCCCCCCGCTGATGTCAGGAACAACGATGATCTGTTCGCTGTGAACgaacattaaacacattaataaacaacaacacacaattaACGTACAATAATATCAGACAATCAAATCTAAAGCTATGAAACCACACCTCCTCTGCACCAATCACAACTCACCGCTCAAACTTCTCGATGAGTGACAGGACACAGGAGGGGGAGGCGGTGCCGTCAACACGAGTAGGTGGAGTCCGTCCTCCCCTGGGGTCTACTGGGAGGGGTCTAtatggtggaggaggtgggaggggcTTTTCCGGAGCCTTGAGGCGTGGCCTTGTCGTTGCTGTCTGCTGGAGGTGGGGGGGCTTTGGGGGGACTGTGGAGggcagggtcagaggtcagttagtGATGtcattgatgtgttttctattaaaataaaaatgaaagtaaagttCGTCACCCTGAGGTTTGGGCCCCGGCAGCGGGGGTCGGTTCTTGCTCGGTGGCGTTAGCGTTGTAGCCGGCAGCTCTGGCGGCCCCGTGTTGTTGACCATCAGCAGCCCCTCAGCTGAGCCGCAGCGCTCTGTCAGCAGTGCCCCTCCATCCAGGGAGGCGGGGCCTAAGAAGGAGGAGCCAGGCCCCGGGTCTGAGCTCAGCTGCTGAGGAACGTCAGCAtccagcgccccctggtggccgcaAGGTGAGCAAGACGGCTCCAGAGAGAGACTCTTTGTCAACAAGCTGGgactggaagaggaggagggacctGGGGAAGGGAAGGATGGGTCAAATGATATTAGGTGCATTCAACGAGACGCCGTGCTGTACAGTGCTTAATTAACATGATGCATGCTGGTCTaaacacaatgcatgctggttagAGCTGCAAATCGTCACAAGGTCACTTGACCTTAAAACATGGTGGGAgttgttctccagctgcagcaccttAGGGCCACAGGACAcaactctgctctgattggctgaaggtTTCACTGACACatgtcttctgtttttattctaattCATCGAATTCAGATGTGTTGTCTGctccacatatatatatacacatacacatatatatctataaatacatatatatcgatcttttaaatgtgtcatttttatttcacaatgtgaaaatgaaCAACTTCCTGCTGATGTCGGGGTCAGTTTCATTATTATCAAGGCCTCATGGGAGTTGTAATACAGCAGCTGTTTCAGTaacacaaatgtttctgttggtCAAATTCAACTGAACCAAAGTAACGGACGTCTCATCGTGGTCTCAgcttcaaaatgaaatgataaatggtCCGTGTTCATTTCgatcttttctagtcttgatgaccctCAAAGTGCTTTTCACAAAAGTTTCCcactcacccacacattcattcagtgcatgtatgtgcagcactttctctatgagaagggtCATTttcggggttcagtatcttgtgaagactgggatcaaaccgccgaccttctttttagaggatgaccgctccaccccctcagccacagccggcCCAAACTGAAATTGTGTCTTTTTATCCAATCAGCTGTCAGGGAACACCGGGGTTCAGCCAATGAGCTGCGACTGTTAACAAACCACAAACATCTCAGTCTTTGTCTCCGTGTGGAATTTATTTCAGTTCAGCACTGAGACATCATCTGGAAGCTAttactgagagagagagtgtgtgtgtgtgtgtgtgtgtgtgaccacagTCTACTCACATTTCTGTCTCAagtcaaataaaactaaactctGTCAGGacatgaaacatatttaaacTTTGCACTAACACACACGTTGGTGCAGCTATCCTTGTCGGGACACAAGCTAACTTTAACCAGAAGCTTTGGTCCCCACAAGGTCTGTGTGTATACCAGGAAAGGTctcaaaaagacaacaaaaacatacacacacacacacacaccatcatcatcatcatcatcatcacctgtttgatgatgtcactgtgacatcacagcatCCTCACTATGACATCATTCTCCTTATTGCGCTCACACTGAGCGTTGGATGTAAACTCCATGTTCCACTCGTGTTTTCTGCTGAGTCGCTGATTTATTCTTTCACATCAATCATTCGTGATCAGAAACCAGATCATCGTCAACACTGAGGAAACAAACAGCGACCTCTGACCTCGGAGGAGACTCCTGATCTGACTGGTCGATGCAGCTCCGTCCTCCAACCATCGTAATGAATCTGATGTTGTGGAGATTCATCAGGGTTAAAgttacaggaagtgtgtgtgtgtgtgtttgtgtttgtgtgtgtgtgaacatgatgGGAGAGGTCATGGGAAAACATCAACAGGCTAATGTAAagcagatggtgtgtgtgtgtgtgagtatgtgtgtgtatgtgtgtgcgtgtgtgtgtcttcagtcaGTTAATTTCCATTGACTACACTAAAAATTAAATTACCCAGAATTCTTCCAATACCATCAAGTCACACATTCCGGTCCATCTCAGTGTGAGTTAGTAAACCGGCTGATCGGTCAGTAGACTGGTCGGTAGGTCAGTACATTGGTCGGTAGGTCAGTAGACTGGTCGGTAGGTCAGTAGACTGGTCAGTACATTGGTCAGTAGGTCAGTAGACTGGTCAGTAGGTCAGTAGATTGGTCGGTAGGTCAGTAGGTCAGTAGACTGGTCGGTAGGTCAGTAGACTGGTCAGTACATTGGTCAGTAGGTCAGTAGACTGGTCAGTAGGTCAGTAGACTGGTCAGTAGGTCAGTAGACTGGTCAGTAGGTCAGTAGATTGGATGTTTaaccttgtttgtttgtaaatcaGACCAGTTACACATTTTGCCACAAAATTCATGTGAAAAGACaaataacagaaacagaaaactgttcAGTTGTAAACATTACTTCTATCagtgtatatatactgtgtgtatatatactgtatatacataaatgtgtgtatatatactgtgtgtatatatactgtgtgtatatactgtgtgtatatatacagtgtatatatatactgtgtgtatatatactgtgtgtatatacggtgtgtatatactgtgtgtCTATAGTAATGTAGCTCAatgacacagcagcaacagtgtgGACCACTACGCCTGTGACAGCCAACGATTCAGTGAGGTAGAGGTCACagacagggagggggggggggggggggggcacacctAATGGAAGACGTCCATCAACTCATTAATTTCTGTCAGTGACTGATGAAGATGAGCGTTCACGGTGCGACACAGTGAGCCTCTGGGTAATACCCGCATGGACCGGAGGTAGACAAGTAACTTGGTTTGGGTGGTTGGTCATCAGGAACATGCAGATAGGCTGGGTGGTAGGTTAGTTAGTAGGTCAGCAGGTAAGATAACCAGTTGGTCTGTAGGTAATTCAGTTATGACAGAGTGGGGGTAGTTAGTGTCTCTCAGGTCTTTGGTTGGTTGGTGAGAAGGTACAAACACAGGTTGGTTGGTAGGTGGGTCAGTCCGACCCGAGCTGGTTAGttgaacatttaaaatcaatttataATTTGTATGTTGAATCAACATCATATGTTTCCAACGCTCTGACCTACATCCTACCCTGACGTACATCTGCCTAGATATTGACTTCACGTCAACACCGACCACAGCAGCTGTGATCGGTCTGATTGGTAACATGTTCTCCACGACTCTCTGTGACCATCAGGTCAGCGGTTGTTCAACAACTATTTTCTCCAACTCCAATATGAACCTTTTAGTCTTCACACACAGCGACACAGAAAAGAACCGATTTTAAAACATCTGGATAAATGTTTCTCCCTCTGGATGGAACTAACCAAACCATTTCCTGGACCAACTATAGACACACAAAGGTTTTGATGTATCGTGCTGCAGTGTTTCAACATCTGCCCGTTTCATGGAACCAAAATTAGCTTCTTGGATCTTTCAGAATCTGTGAATCGTCCTTCTGATTGTTCTGTAACCGAGGAGGTTCTAGAGGTCTGAGATTGGGTTTATAGGGTTCTTCCCACAAGATGGTTCAAGTCATACCTAAGGATCATCGGGTGGATTATATGGGTCCTTTAGCTGTAGATGTCCTTCACTGAGGGGGTTCCAGCAGATCTTTGGAATGTTTCTCATCATGAATGTTCTACTTGGTTTGATGTGGGGGTTCTGTAAATCCTTCACATGGTACTTTAGGAGGTTCTATCATTCATGGGGTTAATGGTCATGATGGAAGTTATGGTTCTCATGGGTTTAGCTGCATTTCTTCAGTCCGGACACAGATCACGTTCAAACCAAGTGCACGAGGTTTTCAACAGGACGAAGAGGAACAAGGTTCCGTTCCTGCATCAGACAGAACCTCCGAATAGATTCCAGCTGTTTGACCTACAGACGATAGAGTCGTTTGATTCACCTTCATCACTATAAACCGCCATTTTAATGGTTAacgtgtgtgcgcgcgtgtggggggtgtgtccgtctgtctgcagaaacacacgcacgcacgcagtCTGTGCTGTAATTAGTCTGATGTCTCGTGTCAGTGATGATGGcatattgattattgatcaggTGACGTCACCCGGAtcattaacagcagcagcacagacacatctGGCAGACGCAGTCTCGTGCAGCCACACTACCCTACATCCACTGCGGCGAGATGTCGGTcagtgtgtgcgcgtgcacgACACACAGTGGGGACGCGCGTATGTCtttcccatcatcatcatcatgattatTGTgaccctcttcttcttcatcaccatcatcttcatcatcatcatcaccgtgATCAGCAGACGAgggatgaagctgcagctgtaCGCGCGCCCGTGCGTGtgcacagctgcagcttcatcccTCATGCAGCGGTttccagtatgtgtgtgtgtgtgtgtgtacgtgcacgCGCGTCACTCACCCCTGCTCAGGCTGCTTCTGTCCATGTACATCGCGCAGCACAACACGAATCCGGTCATTAAAGAGACGTTAGTGCGGAGAGAGAGCGGCTCTCCCGGTCCACAGCACGAGCAAGAAACcggtcactcacacacacacacacacacacactaacacacacacggacCGGAACCACCGACACACGGACGGTCCGGACACCGCCGCAGAGCCGCTGCAGGACGGATAAGTAGGTTAGATCCGATCGGTTTGTTCAGTGGGTCTGCCCGGTGAGAGGGAGGCAGGCGGCggcagagagggggggggggggggagagagagacagagagagagggagagcatcCTCTCTCTTCCATTTTGGTTTCCTTGACAAcaagggaagagagaggggtaGAGAGAGCAGTGGTGACAGTAGGTGTGtaaatgtgaacacacacacacacacacacacacacacacacacacacacagttgtgtatCTGATAGGAATTATTTGAAAtagggggatgggggggggtcATAGACTTTTAGACATTGGTGTTTGGACATTGAgatcgtggggggggggggctccagATTAttgagattttgtgtgtgtgtgtgtgtgtgtgtggggggggggcttcttgTGTTTCCTGTTCCAGGGTCTAACAGGGATCTAAACTCCACATCTTCTCCTGTTCATTCTTCTCCATGTTGCTGTCACAGGATCCCTACGTCCATCACAACTTCATTTGATCACGATGGCCGGTTGGTTATCATCACCATCTAATCAGTCGGCATCTGAAAGTTCCACAGGACTCAGCTCGATCACTCAACCACCTTTGGAGGAGTCTTTCATTTG
This sequence is a window from Paralichthys olivaceus isolate ysfri-2021 chromosome 6, ASM2471397v2, whole genome shotgun sequence. Protein-coding genes within it:
- the fgd1 gene encoding FYVE, RhoGEF and PH domain-containing protein 1 isoform X4, encoding MLLLQTWLLPTPPASQVMLPGPLIEQPGNHPPSSRARLVLLSLVCLNFYLEMKIYQFVMSSDNPEHKHMELLSVYVGVLRRLMACVGVCVLLYVCVRYRDPVQQSLQLLQQLRETQRGLQEALHRAERLGETRTTTVMDENRPKCREEEDRRDEDDFSDLSLSHHEDEDNSANTLLSHSGPSSSSSPSLLTKSLSLEPSCSPCGHQGALDADVPQQLSSDPGPGSSFLGPASLDGGALLTERCGSAEGLLMVNNTGPPELPATTLTPPSKNRPPLPGPKPQVPPKPPHLQQTATTRPRLKAPEKPLPPPPPYRPLPVDPRGGRTPPTRVDGTASPSCVLSLIEKFEREQIIVVPDISGGALCPRLTDSSSSRPSSPPPPSSSSPAPPPTGEELPSEVEGRDDMTVEDEVGDLRNDDDDDEDDEELAAACGNDIHQKRLSMESGYSASEKHLEDDVVAVEMREQQQQQPPLLDQSELPSERLSLPSSQTDGKLANRDSGIDSISSPSHSEELCFASVEDGGVVYPCSPALLPRLSSSSSYAGEGDGEELGVRGAARRRRDFSEEGDSDLEEEEEAELTLVLAPPKTDRQDSAELSVQQRVFNIANELLHTEIAYVSKLHLLDQVFCARLLEEARSRSSFPCDVVQGIFSNICSIYCFHQQFLLPALQKRMEEWDSNPRIGDILQKLAPFMKMYGEYVKNFDRAMELVNTWMERSAQFKTIIQEIQREERCGNLTLQHHMLEPVQRIPRYELLLKDYLHRLPEDALDHRDAQKSLELIATAAEHSNAAIKKMERMRKLLKVYELLGGEEDIVNPTNELIKEGYILKLSNKNGTTQDRYLILFNDRLLYCVPKLRLIGQKYGVRARIDVDGMELKEPSGAAVPRTFLVCGKQRSLELQARTEDDKKDWIQAIQATIQRHEQTMESFRHLNCSLRDDESTPPHSPSCVELGKRAPTPIREKEVTLCMKCQEPFNSITKRRHHCKACGHVVCGKCSEFRARLSYDNNRTNRVCVDCYAALVGVLPSPVTLTSSIQRRRSILEKQASLAAENSVICSFLHHVEKGGGRGWQKAWFVIPENEPLVLYIYGAPQDVKAQRSVPLIGFEVSLPESCDRLERRHAFKISQSHLTLYFSAEGEELQRRWMDVLSRAGRGEEPQVHHPIVESLEEEGEELVAAAEGENT
- the fgd1 gene encoding FYVE, RhoGEF and PH domain-containing protein 1 isoform X6, translated to MQLNQPHCSLLPTPPPTSFSSHFSTKRFSYHLSSTQPLSDSTCRTGPSSSSSPSLLTKSLSLEPSCSPCGHQGALDADVPQQLSSDPGPGSSFLGPASLDGGALLTERCGSAEGLLMVNNTGPPELPATTLTPPSKNRPPLPGPKPQVPPKPPHLQQTATTRPRLKAPEKPLPPPPPYRPLPVDPRGGRTPPTRVDGTASPSCVLSLIEKFEREQIIVVPDISGGALCPRLTDSSSSRPSSPPPPSSSSPAPPPTGEELPSEVEGRDDMTVEDEVGDLRNDDDDDEDDEELAAACGNDIHQKRLSMESGYSASEKHLEDDVVAVEMREQQQQQPPLLDQSELPSERLSLPSSQTDGKLANRDSGIDSISSPSHSEELCFASVEDGGVVYPCSPALLPRLSSSSSYAGEGDGEELGVRGAARRRRDFSEEGDSDLEEEEEAELTLVLAPPKTDRQDSAELSVQQRVFNIANELLHTEIAYVSKLHLLDQVFCARLLEEARSRSSFPCDVVQGIFSNICSIYCFHQQFLLPALQKRMEEWDSNPRIGDILQKLAPFMKMYGEYVKNFDRAMELVNTWMERSAQFKTIIQEIQREERCGNLTLQHHMLEPVQRIPRYELLLKDYLHRLPEDALDHRDAQKSLELIATAAEHSNAAIKKMERMRKLLKVYELLGGEEDIVNPTNELIKEGYILKLSNKNGTTQDRYLILFNDRLLYCVPKLRLIGQKYGVRARIDVDGMELKEPSGAAVPRTFLVCGKQRSLELQARTEDDKKDWIQAIQATIQRHEQTMESFRHLNCSLRDDESTPPHSPSCVELGKRAPTPIREKEVTLCMKCQEPFNSITKRRHHCKACGHVVCGKCSEFRARLSYDNNRTNRVCVDCYAALVGVLPSPVTLTSSIQRRRSILEKQASLAAENSVICSFLHHVEKGGGRGWQKAWFVIPENEPLVLYIYGAPQDVKAQRSVPLIGFEVSLPESCDRLERRHAFKISQSHLTLYFSAEGEELQRRWMDVLSRAGRGEEPQVHHPIVESLEEEGEELVAAAEGENT
- the fgd1 gene encoding FYVE, RhoGEF and PH domain-containing protein 1 isoform X1 → MVAREIAVVLLLLGFCSASGPDPERGRMQLLRVQSLASQPKYGDCWARALQHLDTRCKDMTSESQRWIALRFAHCHLSSSGRDFPSCPEGSDVSSCTGGMDVVAFNAFTEFFTHTHAICHFLQSDAWQSRAEDTMYRLTESSAGVAEQLQSTKQMAEELIEAQSAALQAQQEILNNGEELRVTLQDSTQGLRAVFSELSSVSREQQVALSELFNRVTFLQSFLLMETHSLSSCCYNAAALCTCFLLTSTQRSSRARLVLLSLVCLNFYLEMKIYQFVMSSDNPEHKHMELLSVYVGVLRRLMACVGVCVLLYVCVRYRDPVQQSLQLLQQLRETQRGLQEALHRAERLGETRTTTVMDENRPKCREEEDRRDEDDFSDLSLSHHEDEDNSANTLLSHSGPSSSSSPSLLTKSLSLEPSCSPCGHQGALDADVPQQLSSDPGPGSSFLGPASLDGGALLTERCGSAEGLLMVNNTGPPELPATTLTPPSKNRPPLPGPKPQVPPKPPHLQQTATTRPRLKAPEKPLPPPPPYRPLPVDPRGGRTPPTRVDGTASPSCVLSLIEKFEREQIIVVPDISGGALCPRLTDSSSSRPSSPPPPSSSSPAPPPTGEELPSEVEGRDDMTVEDEVGDLRNDDDDDEDDEELAAACGNDIHQKRLSMESGYSASEKHLEDDVVAVEMREQQQQQPPLLDQSELPSERLSLPSSQTDGKLANRDSGIDSISSPSHSEELCFASVEDGGVVYPCSPALLPRLSSSSSYAGEGDGEELGVRGAARRRRDFSEEGDSDLEEEEEAELTLVLAPPKTDRQDSAELSVQQRVFNIANELLHTEIAYVSKLHLLDQVFCARLLEEARSRSSFPCDVVQGIFSNICSIYCFHQQFLLPALQKRMEEWDSNPRIGDILQKLAPFMKMYGEYVKNFDRAMELVNTWMERSAQFKTIIQEIQREERCGNLTLQHHMLEPVQRIPRYELLLKDYLHRLPEDALDHRDAQKSLELIATAAEHSNAAIKKMERMRKLLKVYELLGGEEDIVNPTNELIKEGYILKLSNKNGTTQDRYLILFNDRLLYCVPKLRLIGQKYGVRARIDVDGMELKEPSGAAVPRTFLVCGKQRSLELQARTEDDKKDWIQAIQATIQRHEQTMESFRHLNCSLRDDESTPPHSPSCVELGKRAPTPIREKEVTLCMKCQEPFNSITKRRHHCKACGHVVCGKCSEFRARLSYDNNRTNRVCVDCYAALVGVLPSPVTLTSSIQRRRSILEKQASLAAENSVICSFLHHVEKGGGRGWQKAWFVIPENEPLVLYIYGAPQDVKAQRSVPLIGFEVSLPESCDRLERRHAFKISQSHLTLYFSAEGEELQRRWMDVLSRAGRGEEPQVHHPIVESLEEEGEELVAAAEGENT
- the fgd1 gene encoding FYVE, RhoGEF and PH domain-containing protein 1 isoform X3; the protein is MAEELIEAQSAALQAQQEILNNGEELRVTLQDSTQGLRAVFSELSSVSREQQVALSELFNRVTFLQSFLLMETHSLSSCCYNAAALCTCFLLTSTQRSSRARLVLLSLVCLNFYLEMKIYQFVMSSDNPEHKHMELLSVYVGVLRRLMACVGVCVLLYVCVRYRDPVQQSLQLLQQLRETQRGLQEALHRAERLGETRTTTVMDENRPKCREEEDRRDEDDFSDLSLSHHEDEDNSANTLLSHSGPSSSSSPSLLTKSLSLEPSCSPCGHQGALDADVPQQLSSDPGPGSSFLGPASLDGGALLTERCGSAEGLLMVNNTGPPELPATTLTPPSKNRPPLPGPKPQVPPKPPHLQQTATTRPRLKAPEKPLPPPPPYRPLPVDPRGGRTPPTRVDGTASPSCVLSLIEKFEREQIIVVPDISGGALCPRLTDSSSSRPSSPPPPSSSSPAPPPTGEELPSEVEGRDDMTVEDEVGDLRNDDDDDEDDEELAAACGNDIHQKRLSMESGYSASEKHLEDDVVAVEMREQQQQQPPLLDQSELPSERLSLPSSQTDGKLANRDSGIDSISSPSHSEELCFASVEDGGVVYPCSPALLPRLSSSSSYAGEGDGEELGVRGAARRRRDFSEEGDSDLEEEEEAELTLVLAPPKTDRQDSAELSVQQRVFNIANELLHTEIAYVSKLHLLDQVFCARLLEEARSRSSFPCDVVQGIFSNICSIYCFHQQFLLPALQKRMEEWDSNPRIGDILQKLAPFMKMYGEYVKNFDRAMELVNTWMERSAQFKTIIQEIQREERCGNLTLQHHMLEPVQRIPRYELLLKDYLHRLPEDALDHRDAQKSLELIATAAEHSNAAIKKMERMRKLLKVYELLGGEEDIVNPTNELIKEGYILKLSNKNGTTQDRYLILFNDRLLYCVPKLRLIGQKYGVRARIDVDGMELKEPSGAAVPRTFLVCGKQRSLELQARTEDDKKDWIQAIQATIQRHEQTMESFRHLNCSLRDDESTPPHSPSCVELGKRAPTPIREKEVTLCMKCQEPFNSITKRRHHCKACGHVVCGKCSEFRARLSYDNNRTNRVCVDCYAALVGVLPSPVTLTSSIQRRRSILEKQASLAAENSVICSFLHHVEKGGGRGWQKAWFVIPENEPLVLYIYGAPQDVKAQRSVPLIGFEVSLPESCDRLERRHAFKISQSHLTLYFSAEGEELQRRWMDVLSRAGRGEEPQVHHPIVESLEEEGEELVAAAEGENT